One window of Saprospiraceae bacterium genomic DNA carries:
- the tnpA gene encoding IS200/IS605 family transposase: protein MSLILVYIHLVWITKRRVPYLHSKELRKNTWFHILDYAKLKDIKIDHINGFNDHCHCLVQLKSNQNLQSIVHLLKGESSYWINEQKLIPEIFQWQAGFYTASVSQKSLNFVRRYIRNQEIHHQSGFLKDELENLFPKAGV, encoded by the coding sequence ATGTCTTTAATATTAGTTTACATACACCTTGTATGGATCACAAAAAGGCGAGTTCCATATTTACATTCAAAGGAACTTAGGAAAAATACATGGTTTCATATATTGGACTATGCAAAACTTAAGGATATAAAAATAGATCACATCAATGGATTTAATGATCATTGCCATTGTTTGGTCCAATTGAAATCAAATCAAAATCTACAGTCCATAGTTCATTTACTTAAGGGAGAATCTTCATATTGGATTAATGAGCAAAAACTAATTCCGGAAATATTTCAATGGCAAGCTGGATTTTATACCGCCTCGGTGTCACAAAAGAGTTTAAATTTTGTGAGAAGGTATATTAGAAATCAAGAAATTCATCATCAATCTGGTTTTCTTAAGGATGAATTAGAGAATCTCTTTCCGAAAGCCGGGGTTTAA